The genomic DNA ACTTTATCCGATGGACCGAGATCTGATTGCCGAATCCGTTCAAAAGACGGGACGAGCAGTCATCGTACACGAAGCGCCAGGCACAGGCGGTGTCGGGAACGACGTTGTTTCGCTCATCAACGATACGTCATTCTTATACATGCGCGCACCGATCAAGCGTGTAACCGGACACGATACACCCGTACCGATGTGTGCGATTGAAGATGACTATTTACCGAATGCAGACCGAGTCAAGCAAGCGATTATCGAAACTGTACGTTTCTAAGATAGGAGGAAGAAAATGATTGAAGTAAAGCTCCACGACATTGGCGAAGGAATTACGGAAGGGGAGATTACACACTTTCATGTTTCTCCGGGGGATGCTGTCAAGATCGACCAACCACTCGTCGAGGTCCAAACGGACAAAGTGACAGCAGAACTGCCGTCTCCTGTCGCAGGTACGGTAAAAGAAATCAAAGCTTCGGAAGGAGAAGTCGTCACAGTCGGAACGACGATCATCCTTATTGAAAAAGAGGGTAGTGTCTCTGGCGGAGGTGGATCTTCTGATGCTCCTAAGGCGGAAGAAAAGCCGAAGAGCACGCATGCTGAAGAAGTGAAAAAGCAGCGTACCCATACAGCTGTCCAAACGATGGAACGCCTGACACGTCGTGTGCTGGCGGCTCCATATACACGAAAAATCGCAAGGGACAATAACGTCGATATCGAGCAGATTGAAGGAACAGGCCCAGGAGGACGCGTGACCGAACAGGACGTATACACGTTCATCGACGGTGGCAGCAAGTCACAGCCTGTGTCTGAACCAGTGGCGGAAGAAACGGGCGGAAATTCAGTGGCTCAACAGCCTGTCTATAAGTCGCTTGAAGCGAAGGAAATTCCGTTCAAAGGCCGCCGCAAACAGATTGCGCAGAAAATGACCCAATCCTTGTATACGATTCCGCACGTCTCTCATTTTGACGAGGTCGACCTTACGAATCTATTAGACTTGAAAAAATCGCTAAAAGCAGCGGATCCAGATGGATCAAAAGGCATGAACGTCTCTCTTGCAGCGTTTTTCGTAAAAGCCCTTCAATTGGCGTTGCGTGACTATCCGATCTTCAATGCGAAGCTCGATGAAGAGAACGAAGTCATCCGACTGGAAGGCGAAGTGAACATGGGTATTGCAACAGATGCAGATGATGGTCTGATCGTTCCAGTCGTGAAAAACGTCGAG from Pseudalkalibacillus sp. SCS-8 includes the following:
- a CDS encoding dihydrolipoamide acetyltransferase family protein, encoding MIEVKLHDIGEGITEGEITHFHVSPGDAVKIDQPLVEVQTDKVTAELPSPVAGTVKEIKASEGEVVTVGTTIILIEKEGSVSGGGGSSDAPKAEEKPKSTHAEEVKKQRTHTAVQTMERLTRRVLAAPYTRKIARDNNVDIEQIEGTGPGGRVTEQDVYTFIDGGSKSQPVSEPVAEETGGNSVAQQPVYKSLEAKEIPFKGRRKQIAQKMTQSLYTIPHVSHFDEVDLTNLLDLKKSLKAADPDGSKGMNVSLAAFFVKALQLALRDYPIFNAKLDEENEVIRLEGEVNMGIATDADDGLIVPVVKNVEQKSIATINSEMKDLIQKAKTNKLKPSEMKGGTFTISNVGPLGSTGATPIINHPEVGLMAFHKTKKMPVVINDEIVIRSIMNVSMTFDHRVADGATAVAFTNRFMHYIENPAAMTLELI